In Hydrogenobacter hydrogenophilus, the following proteins share a genomic window:
- the corA gene encoding magnesium/cobalt transporter CorA, with product MIFIHASTNRGLEQFALDQIGEIPKDTIIWLDVEKPSEEEINWLKSAVSFEMPPREVFGDIEISSKYKEEGDFIYMNLSFVIQQKEDILVEPVVFFIKGRYLVSLRYRDIPTLLIFQKRAIAQNMHFQFPEAIFAEIVKIEIDRIGDRLEILGRRIRNLRKEVFSEQSEEIIKDLSYYDELNITLRESINEKLRILSHFIKSPRVNAQTKRDMKVALDDLHTLLDYTTLYMDRIDSIQSSLLGLISIRQNEAVKVFTVLATIFLPATLIASIFGMNFKYMPELHWKYGYPYSLFLMVSTTLVLIYWVRKKGWL from the coding sequence ATGATTTTCATTCATGCTAGCACAAACAGAGGGCTTGAACAATTTGCCCTTGATCAAATAGGTGAGATACCCAAAGACACCATCATATGGTTAGATGTGGAAAAACCCTCCGAAGAAGAAATAAACTGGCTAAAAAGTGCAGTAAGCTTTGAAATGCCCCCAAGGGAGGTATTTGGAGATATAGAAATAAGCAGCAAATACAAAGAGGAAGGTGACTTTATATACATGAACCTGTCCTTTGTTATACAGCAAAAAGAGGACATATTAGTAGAACCAGTGGTATTTTTCATAAAAGGAAGATACCTTGTCAGCTTAAGATACAGAGACATTCCCACTTTGCTCATATTCCAAAAAAGAGCAATTGCTCAGAATATGCACTTCCAATTTCCTGAAGCTATATTTGCAGAGATAGTGAAGATAGAGATAGATCGCATAGGAGACAGACTTGAGATTCTTGGAAGGAGGATAAGAAACCTGAGAAAAGAAGTCTTTTCAGAACAATCAGAGGAGATTATAAAAGACCTATCTTACTATGATGAACTAAACATAACGCTAAGAGAGTCCATAAACGAAAAGCTCAGAATTCTTAGCCACTTCATAAAGAGTCCTCGGGTAAACGCTCAGACAAAGAGAGACATGAAAGTAGCCCTTGATGACCTTCACACCCTTTTGGACTACACTACCCTCTACATGGATAGGATAGACAGCATACAGAGTTCCTTGCTTGGTCTCATATCCATAAGACAGAACGAAGCGGTGAAGGTCTTCACGGTACTTGCTACCATATTTCTACCTGCTACCCTTATTGCAAGCATATTTGGTATGAACTTTAAGTATATGCCAGAACTTCATTGGAAGTATGGATACCCTTACTCTCTGTTTTTGATGGTTTCCACAACTTTGGTGCTCATATACTGGGTTAGGAAAAAAGGCTGGCTATGA
- a CDS encoding ArnT family glycosyltransferase, whose amino-acid sequence MKSLWLIVLLSFYFFILGNSLISFTSLDEGRNASAVINMIKSKDLLVPYYNCQPRFEKPPMLYWIALAFFELLGKSEFSARLVSGLSAMGVAVFTYLLVKKHSDEQTAYKSALVLLTLPHMWIESRAFVPEMLNTFFMMVSLYFFLLEKFLLGWFFLAFAFLTKGPVGVVLTLLVYLLWKRDLKVFSLKGIALFLILGGSWYLYMLYKFGEYYFFRFFLYENLMRYTGQRLTHPLPFYYYLIVVLATTIFYAPVYLKIVKSFRKELMPYLFWCLSVLLFFSFAKNKLHHYILFAYPPLSALIANTTDTKYIKRVLVFSAFLLFALFFVLHYYESIRFTPKAYVIVKEYPGTVYFYKSEDSSLVFYSQRCISTLEDPNKPFSGLVITKYEHIKELPTCKLILKGTEFDGRYVLLSCP is encoded by the coding sequence ATGAAAAGCCTCTGGCTTATAGTTTTACTATCCTTTTACTTTTTCATCTTAGGAAACTCATTAATTAGCTTTACTTCTCTTGATGAAGGCAGAAACGCAAGCGCAGTCATAAACATGATCAAAAGTAAAGACCTTCTTGTACCTTACTATAACTGCCAACCGAGATTTGAAAAACCACCCATGCTTTACTGGATAGCACTTGCCTTTTTTGAGCTTTTGGGAAAAAGCGAGTTTTCTGCAAGATTAGTATCTGGGCTTTCCGCTATGGGCGTTGCAGTTTTTACCTACTTGCTTGTCAAGAAACACTCAGATGAACAAACAGCATACAAAAGTGCTCTTGTGCTCCTTACTTTGCCTCACATGTGGATAGAGTCCCGAGCCTTCGTGCCAGAGATGTTAAACACCTTCTTCATGATGGTGAGCCTTTACTTTTTCCTTTTGGAAAAGTTCCTTTTGGGATGGTTCTTTTTAGCCTTTGCCTTCCTTACTAAAGGTCCTGTAGGTGTGGTTCTAACTCTTTTGGTTTATCTCCTTTGGAAAAGGGATCTAAAGGTGTTCTCTTTGAAAGGGATAGCTCTTTTTCTAATTTTGGGAGGAAGCTGGTATCTTTACATGCTTTACAAGTTTGGAGAATATTACTTTTTCAGGTTTTTCTTATATGAAAACCTCATGCGCTATACGGGGCAGAGACTTACGCACCCTTTACCCTTTTACTATTACCTCATTGTGGTACTTGCTACAACCATCTTCTACGCACCTGTATACTTAAAGATAGTAAAAAGCTTCAGGAAGGAGTTAATGCCTTACCTTTTCTGGTGTCTCTCAGTCCTTCTTTTTTTCAGCTTTGCCAAAAACAAGCTCCACCATTACATACTCTTTGCTTACCCTCCTCTGTCCGCACTAATAGCAAACACAACAGATACAAAATATATAAAGAGGGTTTTAGTATTTAGTGCTTTTCTCCTTTTTGCGCTGTTTTTTGTCTTGCACTACTATGAAAGCATCAGGTTTACTCCAAAGGCGTATGTCATCGTTAAGGAATACCCTGGCACAGTTTACTTCTACAAAAGCGAGGACTCCTCTTTGGTGTTTTACTCTCAAAGATGCATAAGCACTCTGGAAGATCCCAACAAGCCATTTTCAGGACTTGTGATCACCAAATACGAACACATAAAGGAACTCCCTACGTGCAAGTTAATCCTAAAAGGTACCGAGTTTGATGGTAGGTATGTGCTTTTGAGCTGTCCTTAG
- the gltB gene encoding glutamate synthase large subunit, with product MEMREYDSCGVGFVCNIKGEKSPQIVRWGIEAVKNLTHRGAIGGDGKTGDGAGILIEIPRSFFSDYISKENLEISHIENLCVGVLFLYDDVRTRIEDHIKNSPFKLVGWRKVPVDKSALGDKALEVMPQIFHLLIDAEGVPEDRRELELYLLRRTIERDKKIMDKVYVASLSSRTMVYKGMMVALQLDNFYIDLKENTLESSFCLFHQRYSTNTFPNWKLAQPFRYLAHNGEINTIQGNRNWMLALQSELEHEVFGERIKLITPLVSYDESDSASLDRVFELLCLVGYSPEHAINMLIPPAWEKVPDMSEEVRDFFEYQSLLMKPWDGPASIAFTDGRVIGAHLDRNGLRPARYVLTEDGILVLGSEVGMIDLSGRKIKKRGRLGPGDTLCVDLQKGEVRETSQILKELSQQKPYSEWLRKHLVRLTDLLKDRSIPEPEHDKERLRKQVAFGYTQEEIKNVISYMAQEGKELTFSMGDDTPLPPLSEKPVLLFRYFKQRFAQVTNPPIDPIREKAVMSLRMNLGHKRNFLKETEEHAKRFQIESPILLPKEMETIEKQTYFKVAKVPMTYPKERSYCVVELQDLAGERRITDIIYDAMYEGVQICDLRLGVEIVCRRVEEAVREGAQIIILTDRNISRYRLAVPSLLAVSSVFKWLSDRGLSTKASIIVETGEARDPHHMACLIGYGASAVYPYLAYETIYELCQKGDIKIPYEQAVLNYKKALEDGLLKIMSKMGISTLNSYQGAKIFDTVCLNKDFVEEFFPNTPITVESDGIFEIEESLLKRHSMAYEVETPQLDYGGYMKFRKGGEWHAWSPFVVRALHKFLETKDYEDYKSFSKIANEEHPTFIRHLLTYKKAEKPIPLEEVEPVESILKRFVTGGMSLGALSPEAHETIAEACNRLGMKSNSGEGGEDPQRYWTIRNSAIKQVASGRFGVTPTYLASAQDIEIKIAQGAKPGEGGQLPGHKVSEYIAKLRHAQPGITLISPPPHHDIYSIEDLAQLINDLKEANPKAKVCVKLVAETGVGTIAAGVAKAYADVIQISGAEGGTGASPYSSIKNAGNYWEIGIAETQKVLMENSLRDKVRIRVDGGMRTGKDVIIAALLGAEEFGFGTAAMIAEGCVMARMCHTNQCPTGVATQDPKYREKFKGKVEDVMAYFKAVAQEVREILAQMGFRSLDEIIGRRDLLDVLSFDHIPGSKRIKLEKFLKEDYPKDKPLRCLVDRNDNPRPSFNERLVEELLPYIEKAQKVHKEYPIRNTDRSVPVRINYYIATKYRDEGLPEDTINLTFVGTAGQSFGAFNHRGVSLTLIGDANDYVGKGMYGGRIVLKPQDIEDSQNHVIMGNTCLYGATGGELYAAGRAGERFAVRNSGAIAVVEGAGLHCCEYMTGGIVVVLGSVGFNFGAGMTGGHAYVLDEQLEKKINTSYVMVRRLKNEKEMQELKALITKHYTYTGSQWAKHILENWEEYAEKFYKVIPFEQCKRDMYGETDECEVGIAPEKKA from the coding sequence ATGGAGATGAGAGAATACGACTCTTGTGGAGTTGGGTTTGTATGCAACATAAAGGGTGAAAAGAGCCCACAGATAGTGAGGTGGGGAATAGAGGCAGTAAAAAACCTAACACACAGGGGAGCCATAGGTGGAGACGGAAAGACGGGAGACGGTGCTGGCATACTCATAGAGATCCCTCGCTCTTTTTTTTCAGATTACATAAGTAAAGAAAATCTTGAAATATCCCACATAGAAAACCTCTGCGTTGGAGTTCTCTTTCTTTATGATGATGTAAGGACAAGGATAGAAGATCACATAAAGAATTCTCCTTTTAAGCTGGTAGGTTGGCGTAAAGTTCCTGTTGATAAGTCCGCTCTTGGTGATAAAGCCCTTGAGGTTATGCCCCAGATATTTCACTTGCTTATTGATGCAGAGGGTGTCCCAGAGGATAGGAGGGAACTGGAGCTTTACCTTCTTAGAAGAACTATAGAGAGAGATAAAAAGATTATGGACAAAGTTTATGTGGCATCTTTGTCCTCACGCACTATGGTCTACAAAGGTATGATGGTAGCCCTTCAGCTAGATAACTTCTACATAGATTTGAAAGAAAACACTCTTGAATCATCTTTCTGTCTGTTTCATCAGAGGTATTCCACAAACACATTTCCTAATTGGAAGTTGGCACAGCCTTTCAGGTATTTGGCGCATAATGGCGAGATAAACACCATACAAGGAAACAGAAATTGGATGCTCGCTCTTCAGAGCGAACTTGAGCACGAAGTTTTCGGAGAAAGAATAAAGCTCATAACTCCTTTAGTGTCTTACGATGAGAGTGATTCTGCATCCTTAGACAGGGTTTTTGAACTTTTATGTCTTGTGGGATACTCTCCAGAACACGCCATAAACATGCTCATACCACCCGCGTGGGAAAAAGTGCCAGATATGTCAGAGGAAGTCAGGGACTTCTTTGAGTATCAGTCTTTACTTATGAAGCCTTGGGATGGTCCTGCAAGCATAGCTTTCACGGACGGCAGGGTCATAGGTGCTCACCTTGACAGAAACGGACTAAGGCCTGCTCGTTATGTGCTAACCGAAGATGGCATACTTGTCTTGGGTTCAGAGGTGGGTATGATAGACCTATCCGGAAGAAAGATAAAGAAAAGGGGAAGACTCGGTCCGGGAGACACACTGTGTGTTGATCTCCAAAAGGGTGAAGTCAGGGAAACTAGCCAAATACTAAAAGAGCTATCTCAACAAAAACCTTACAGCGAGTGGCTCAGAAAACATCTGGTGAGGCTCACAGACCTTCTAAAAGACCGCTCTATACCTGAACCTGAGCATGATAAAGAAAGATTAAGAAAACAGGTAGCCTTTGGCTACACGCAGGAAGAGATCAAAAATGTCATATCCTACATGGCTCAGGAAGGAAAGGAGCTTACCTTCTCTATGGGTGATGATACTCCTTTACCTCCCCTTTCAGAAAAGCCTGTACTTCTCTTTAGATACTTCAAACAGAGGTTTGCACAGGTTACTAATCCACCCATAGACCCCATAAGGGAAAAGGCTGTTATGTCCTTGAGGATGAACTTAGGACACAAAAGAAACTTCCTTAAAGAAACGGAAGAACACGCCAAGCGCTTTCAGATAGAGAGTCCCATACTTCTTCCTAAGGAGATGGAAACCATAGAGAAGCAAACCTACTTTAAAGTTGCCAAAGTGCCCATGACTTATCCTAAAGAGAGAAGCTACTGCGTGGTGGAACTTCAGGATCTTGCGGGAGAGCGTAGGATAACAGACATCATATACGATGCCATGTACGAAGGTGTGCAAATATGCGATCTTAGACTTGGTGTTGAGATAGTGTGCAGAAGGGTAGAAGAGGCGGTAAGAGAAGGTGCGCAGATCATCATACTCACAGACAGAAACATTTCTCGCTACAGACTTGCAGTCCCCAGTTTACTTGCAGTTTCTAGCGTCTTTAAGTGGCTTTCGGATAGGGGACTTTCCACAAAAGCGTCCATAATAGTAGAAACGGGAGAAGCAAGGGACCCTCACCACATGGCTTGTTTGATAGGCTACGGTGCATCTGCGGTTTACCCATACTTGGCTTACGAAACCATATACGAGCTTTGTCAGAAGGGTGATATAAAGATACCCTATGAGCAGGCTGTACTCAACTACAAGAAAGCTTTGGAAGATGGACTTTTAAAGATCATGTCCAAGATGGGCATATCCACACTAAACTCCTATCAGGGAGCCAAGATCTTTGATACTGTATGCCTCAATAAGGACTTTGTGGAAGAGTTTTTCCCCAACACACCCATCACTGTAGAATCCGACGGTATATTTGAGATAGAGGAGAGTCTGCTCAAAAGACACAGTATGGCTTATGAGGTGGAAACCCCACAGCTTGATTACGGTGGTTATATGAAGTTCAGAAAGGGCGGAGAGTGGCACGCTTGGTCTCCTTTTGTGGTCAGGGCTCTTCACAAGTTCTTAGAGACAAAAGACTACGAAGATTACAAGTCTTTTTCCAAAATAGCCAACGAGGAACACCCTACCTTTATCAGACACCTTCTTACCTACAAAAAGGCAGAAAAACCTATACCCCTAGAAGAAGTGGAACCCGTAGAGAGCATACTAAAAAGGTTCGTCACAGGTGGTATGTCTCTTGGTGCTCTATCACCGGAAGCTCACGAAACCATAGCAGAAGCTTGCAACAGACTTGGTATGAAGAGCAATTCTGGAGAAGGAGGAGAGGACCCTCAGAGGTACTGGACTATAAGAAACTCTGCCATCAAGCAAGTGGCAAGTGGTAGGTTTGGCGTCACTCCCACATACTTGGCATCCGCTCAGGACATTGAGATAAAGATAGCTCAAGGAGCAAAACCCGGAGAGGGGGGGCAACTTCCAGGACACAAGGTAAGCGAGTACATAGCGAAGTTAAGACACGCTCAGCCCGGTATCACCCTTATATCACCTCCACCTCACCACGACATATACTCCATAGAGGACCTGGCACAACTCATAAATGACCTGAAAGAAGCCAATCCAAAGGCTAAAGTCTGCGTAAAGCTCGTTGCAGAAACAGGTGTAGGCACAATAGCGGCGGGTGTTGCAAAGGCTTACGCGGACGTAATTCAAATAAGCGGTGCGGAAGGAGGCACAGGTGCAAGCCCCTACTCCTCCATAAAGAACGCAGGAAACTACTGGGAGATAGGCATTGCGGAAACCCAGAAGGTTCTGATGGAAAACAGCCTTAGAGACAAGGTGCGTATACGCGTAGATGGAGGCATGAGAACAGGCAAAGATGTGATCATCGCAGCGCTTTTGGGTGCAGAGGAGTTTGGTTTTGGAACTGCCGCCATGATAGCGGAAGGTTGCGTGATGGCAAGGATGTGTCACACAAACCAGTGCCCCACAGGTGTTGCCACCCAAGACCCCAAGTATAGGGAAAAGTTCAAAGGTAAGGTTGAGGATGTGATGGCTTACTTCAAAGCGGTGGCGCAAGAAGTAAGAGAAATCTTAGCTCAAATGGGCTTTAGAAGTCTTGATGAGATAATAGGCAGAAGAGACCTCCTTGACGTGCTGAGCTTTGATCACATACCCGGCTCCAAGAGAATAAAGTTAGAGAAGTTTCTCAAAGAGGACTATCCTAAGGATAAACCCCTTAGGTGTCTTGTAGATAGAAACGACAACCCAAGACCTTCCTTTAACGAAAGGCTCGTAGAAGAACTGCTTCCCTACATAGAAAAAGCTCAGAAAGTACACAAGGAATACCCAATAAGGAATACAGACAGGAGCGTGCCTGTAAGGATAAACTACTACATAGCCACAAAGTACAGAGATGAAGGACTCCCTGAAGACACCATAAATCTTACCTTTGTAGGCACTGCAGGTCAGAGCTTTGGAGCTTTCAATCACAGAGGTGTATCCCTCACACTTATTGGTGATGCCAACGATTATGTAGGTAAGGGTATGTACGGCGGAAGGATAGTTTTAAAACCCCAAGATATAGAAGATAGCCAGAACCATGTAATTATGGGTAATACATGTCTTTATGGTGCTACTGGTGGTGAGCTCTACGCAGCAGGAAGGGCAGGAGAGAGGTTTGCGGTTAGAAACAGTGGTGCTATTGCGGTAGTTGAAGGTGCAGGGCTTCACTGCTGTGAATACATGACTGGCGGAATTGTTGTAGTCCTCGGTAGTGTGGGTTTTAACTTTGGAGCAGGTATGACAGGAGGACACGCCTATGTACTTGATGAGCAACTTGAGAAAAAGATAAACACCTCTTATGTGATGGTAAGGAGGCTCAAAAACGAAAAGGAAATGCAAGAGCTAAAAGCGCTGATAACCAAACACTACACATATACAGGTAGCCAATGGGCAAAACACATTCTTGAAAACTGGGAGGAGTATGCAGAGAAGTTCTACAAAGTTATCCCCTTTGAACAGTGTAAAAGGGATATGTATGGAGAAACGGACGAGTGCGAGGTAGGAATAGCTCCTGAGAAGAAAGCTTGA
- a CDS encoding ROK family protein, giving the protein MRKGIDIGGTFIKVLWEDGRRQKVYVKDLSRNRESFLRTIVEISKEGSPEAVGVAVAGFTSLDGVIYKSPNIPALDGVPLREILLSEGVKCVVGNDVSFGAYGEWYYEHRNSKCLLFVAIGTGLGAGLVIKGEPYLGACGSALELGHHIIQKDGKLCSCGRRGCWEAYCSSYGFERIYKNLSGEELRDYQIVQKAKEGDRNALMAVEEFKNYLITGLMNAVHILNPDTLVLGGGLLDSMRTLLEGLEDSLISSVERLPASCLSVFWSSCEEFCMARGALAMSFGI; this is encoded by the coding sequence ATGAGAAAGGGTATTGACATAGGGGGTACTTTCATAAAGGTGCTGTGGGAAGATGGTCGCAGGCAAAAGGTGTATGTAAAAGACTTATCAAGGAATAGAGAGAGCTTTCTAAGGACCATAGTAGAGATTTCAAAGGAAGGCAGTCCTGAGGCAGTAGGTGTTGCAGTGGCGGGCTTTACATCTCTTGACGGTGTCATTTACAAATCTCCCAACATACCTGCCTTGGATGGTGTGCCTCTTAGAGAAATTCTACTTTCGGAAGGTGTAAAGTGCGTGGTAGGAAACGATGTTAGTTTTGGAGCTTACGGCGAGTGGTACTATGAGCACAGAAATAGTAAATGTCTGCTTTTTGTGGCTATCGGCACAGGTTTGGGAGCTGGGCTTGTCATAAAGGGCGAGCCTTACTTAGGCGCTTGTGGAAGCGCTTTGGAACTTGGTCATCACATAATTCAAAAAGATGGTAAGTTATGCAGTTGTGGAAGAAGGGGTTGCTGGGAGGCTTACTGCTCTTCTTACGGCTTTGAAAGAATTTACAAAAATCTCTCAGGAGAGGAGTTAAGGGACTATCAGATAGTCCAAAAAGCAAAGGAAGGAGACAGGAATGCTCTTATGGCTGTAGAGGAGTTCAAAAATTATCTAATTACGGGGCTTATGAATGCTGTACACATACTCAACCCGGACACTTTGGTGTTAGGTGGTGGACTTCTGGATAGTATGAGAACACTTTTAGAAGGCTTAGAGGACAGTTTAATCTCCTCTGTGGAAAGGCTCCCTGCAAGCTGTCTTTCCGTTTTTTGGTCAAGCTGTGAAGAGTTTTGCATGGCAAGAGGTGCGCTTGCTATGAGTTTTGGCATTTAG
- the panD gene encoding aspartate 1-decarboxylase, with protein sequence MQRFMLKSKIHRARITGKELHYEGSLSLDASIMASANLLPFEKIEVYNVNNGQRFSTYVIPAPAGSGEVQLNGAASRLGEVGDIIIIASYALFDEKELVNFKPLLVYVNEENRILEVKRGMGLEALYDR encoded by the coding sequence ATGCAGAGGTTTATGCTAAAGTCCAAAATACACAGAGCCAGGATAACGGGTAAGGAGCTTCATTACGAAGGAAGCCTGTCTTTAGATGCTTCCATTATGGCATCAGCTAATCTCCTGCCTTTTGAAAAGATAGAGGTCTATAATGTGAATAACGGTCAGAGGTTTTCCACTTATGTAATTCCAGCACCGGCGGGCTCAGGTGAAGTTCAACTCAACGGTGCTGCCTCAAGGCTCGGAGAGGTAGGTGACATCATTATTATAGCTTCTTATGCACTTTTTGACGAGAAAGAGCTTGTTAATTTTAAGCCTCTCCTCGTGTATGTAAATGAAGAAAACAGGATTTTGGAAGTCAAGAGAGGTATGGGATTAGAGGCTCTTTATGATAGGTAA
- a CDS encoding MFS transporter, whose amino-acid sequence MLSALVYSTFFPLFITKYIDTKMYSVFYGSAFLMSFIVALHLGKLADSRGIRKHFFALFSLLTALFCALLTLLTNMPWIALFVYSLMAISHQQALVFYNSMLLSFEKRGIASGLGVSVGYISSAFTLLFLAKEMHIPKVFLYASLLFVLLSTPALFFLKNPPYREKVSLREVFKDKKFMLAIISILSLTEVANTLIAMMGIYLKKVYGLEDENIYKVIGLSALGGVMGGVLFGKLSDKIQAHKLFPMGFFLWSFFLIILYFAPKGAILPVGFLAGLSLAHLWTTSRLFIMEKFPQTQVSVRLSFLSLTERIASTTGLFTWSLFLYITGDDYRLSALFMLVFPTMGYVVFRSVKFKGES is encoded by the coding sequence ATCTTAAGCGCTCTTGTCTATTCTACCTTCTTTCCGCTTTTCATAACCAAGTACATAGATACCAAGATGTATTCCGTGTTTTACGGAAGTGCCTTCCTTATGTCTTTTATTGTAGCGCTCCATTTGGGAAAGTTAGCAGACAGCAGAGGCATCAGAAAACACTTCTTTGCACTTTTTAGCTTGCTCACAGCTCTGTTTTGTGCTCTTTTGACACTTCTGACAAACATGCCTTGGATAGCACTATTTGTTTATTCTCTTATGGCAATATCCCACCAACAGGCTCTTGTGTTCTACAACTCCATGCTTTTGTCTTTTGAAAAGAGAGGTATAGCTTCCGGCTTAGGAGTTTCCGTAGGGTACATAAGCTCCGCTTTTACTCTTCTCTTTTTAGCAAAGGAGATGCACATACCAAAAGTGTTTCTCTATGCTTCTTTGCTTTTTGTCCTTTTGAGCACGCCAGCATTATTTTTTCTGAAGAATCCACCTTATCGTGAAAAGGTAAGCCTCAGAGAAGTCTTTAAAGACAAGAAGTTTATGCTCGCCATAATATCCATACTTTCACTTACTGAGGTGGCAAACACCCTTATTGCTATGATGGGTATATACCTTAAGAAGGTTTACGGGCTTGAAGACGAAAACATCTATAAAGTTATAGGCTTATCCGCTTTAGGTGGTGTAATGGGAGGCGTTCTTTTTGGGAAACTCTCAGACAAGATTCAAGCTCATAAGCTCTTTCCTATGGGATTTTTCTTGTGGTCTTTCTTCCTGATAATACTTTACTTTGCTCCAAAAGGTGCTATATTGCCAGTGGGCTTTCTTGCGGGACTTTCCCTTGCGCATCTTTGGACCACCTCAAGGCTCTTTATAATGGAAAAATTCCCTCAAACGCAGGTATCCGTGCGCCTCTCATTCCTTTCGCTTACCGAAAGGATAGCATCCACAACGGGGCTTTTTACCTGGTCCCTCTTTCTATACATAACTGGAGATGATTATAGACTTTCTGCGCTTTTCATGCTTGTATTCCCCACTATGGGATATGTAGTTTTCCGTAGTGTAAAATTTAAAGGCGAGTCATGA